The stretch of DNA CGTGCGGGCCAGCCTGGTCGGGCCGCGCTTCCTCTTGATCGCCGGTTCTGTACGGGAGGCACTGCTGGTGGCGGGGATCTAGTTCGGGCGAAATTCCTGGCCGGCCATGACTGGCCGCGCCGACGGCGATGCCTGAGGGCGCCGTTCCCCTCCTTGGAGGCGTCGGTATGGACTGATCTCCTCACTTCACCTTCCCCTAGGTCTCCCGGGCAAAAGCCCTAACTTTGTTGGGCGGCAGTGCTCACGGCATCGTTGCCTTCTTGAAGGTGCCACTTTGGGAACTTTGGGGTTGGGTGGCGCTTGTGGGtggtgggcggcggcggtggtgcggcCCTATCCTAGCATGGATTTATGTCCGTTGCTTGGAGATGGACTCGCGTAGGTGGAGGTCGTCggctggcgtcgtggtggcgtcaaTGGCGGGGGACCTGCCAAGGCTCGCGTAGGTGGAGGTCGTCGTTTGGCatcgtggtggcgtcgatggcggAGGACCTGCCAAGGTTGTCACCTCAATCTGCTATGAAGATGGACCTGTGGAACATGGCGGCGATGACACATGTGAGTGCGTCGGACCGTTTGAGCCCCGGACCCGGCAGATGGCTCGGTCGGGGCCtccggctttagatgttaggcttagATGAGAGGTCTGGGTATGTGGCCTAGCTTGCACCCCTTCATCATTTAGATAGGAGTAGCTGCAGATTTTGACAAGATGACGAATTTAGGCATATTGTTGTTCTACTTTGTAAGACCTTCAAGAATAATCAATAAAATGATCGCATGCATCTCACAAATGCAGAAGCCGGAGGTCATCATCCTTTTTTTAAAAGACACAAGATGGGAGATGGCCCGCCGTCGCCATCGGCCGGCCGGGGATTCGCCGAGCGGCTCCGACCGGCGACGGCGAGGAGGTGATGGCATGAGGGGGCGCTTGTGGCGGCGATGATGTGTGGCCACGCAAGACGCCCTAGCAGGGCGAAGCACTCTCGGGTCCACTTGCAAGCTAAAATGACACCCAAGTAGTATATCCTACCTATGGGAAGCTGTCAGCTTCAAAGGAAAGACCAATAAAGCTCTGTCTTTTCTGATCTAAATTATATATCCACTTGACATTTCATAATGGAGATCTTTGTACGACACACTATCATAAGATTGTTAGTGCTTATTCAATTAACAGGTAAGAAGAAGTACTTCCACAAGAATCATTTGGCAGCGAAGTCACGCCAAGAGATAACAATATAAATATTTTACCAAGATCCCAAAAGACATCCAAAGAATGTTTTTTCTTTCCAACAAGCAAGAAGCTACAATATAATTATTCATTCACAAAAAGCTGATCATAGCAAACGTTGTTTGTTCCACCCACACTTGTATCACGATTCAATTTGTTTACTCAATTTTAGGGGCAATCATTGGATTGCGAGGTTGATGCATGAGTGCCCAAGGCATATGTCCACGGGTGCataattatttaattaattgGCAACTAACTATAGCCCAGAGCACGCTATCAAGCTCATCCACAAGTTAATTTCCGAAGCTATATAATATGGCATACTACTATTATTAATGTACTTTTCACCATGCATGCATGTGACCTTTTCCTAACATGCTCCCGTTTTGCCCAGTAAAGTAACTAGACCAAGCACTACATAGCAACAAAAGAATATACGCTGTAAAGCTGCAGGCGTGATTATCCATAAGAGCTTAACCTATCCAATCACATAGAAAGTATGCACAGGATATAATAATGGAAAAAGAAAGAACTACGAAGTCAACTAGGTAACACAAAGAATAATTTGGAACTAATGAAGACACTTATAAAACACAAAAGTAATTAACAAAGATCTGTTCCTATAGTACTTTATTCACTCTCTAATCATCACTTAATAATGGTCTCCTGTGATTTGGCCGATTAACAAAACATGGTAGGAATCTTATGATCAAGGTTAGTCAGCAGAAGGAATGATCATGGAGAGCTGTATACGTATATATACAAACAAAAGTATACATGCACACGCATCTCCAACGGATGCATGCTCTCTTCTTTCACGTCATTTGCCTGGAAGGTGCAGCATCTCTGGCCTATACGTTAGCACATTACCCGCAGGCTCTTCTGCGGTCtttcattcttttcttctttcgGAAGGTGGGACGCAATTATCACCAAATCAATTTTGGCAGCGTGTCACTGCGTTTGTCATATTTTTTGACACTTGTATATTCTGACTTTATCCACATCTCTAATTTTCTATGATTGTATTGATTTAATAGCTGCAAAATGTGTTGATACACTAAAATTGTGATGTATCACCTACTACTACTGATTTGTTGACCACCGGAGAAAGGAAATGATACACAATTTTTTTTTCCTGATGAGCTAACAATCGGTGATAATTGCTCAGTGGAGCTAGGGTTATGATACACGTTCAAGCTGGCTTGGAAGTTGGAAAGACGAGGAGGTGTAGGAGGTTATAGTAGACCTGCGCATGGGCAGCCCGGCCCGACGACCAAAGCCCAGAAGCCCAACATCCGGGCCATAGATGGGATTAGCTCTTCCGCCCGAAGCCCAGCCCGAAAATATCCAAATGAGGTTAAAATAATTATTTTAATTGAAAATAAGTAGAGTAATGTATTTAAATACCCTGAAAACTACTATATTGACTAGAAAAGTGCATTTTCCACATGGTTTGGGGTGGGCACGGCTCGGGCTTGGCGTTTTCACTTTGCGCTTTGTCAAGCCCGGTCAAAAACCTATCCTGGCCTTGGGTATGATCAGGTTTAGGCTATCTCATGTCCatgtgtggcataaaaataagcTAGTTTGGAACGAAAGGCGAAGGATAAATGGTGCTCTGTGTAAATTTAATGGATGTAAAATGTTGATATTGTTATAGGGTCGTATCACCTACTACTATCTTGGTAACAACTGGAAAAATGATATCATCAGCAAATATTCCTTTCTATGATATACAATTGTTGGACCAATTGCTCAATAGAGTTAGGGTTATCATGGAGACGACGGTTGTCCACAAGTGGCATAACGATAAGCTAGGTTAATTAGGCCTAGGGGTCGGGTAAGGGGGGGGACTCTGAATTAATATAGAGAGCATCTATGTCCCCCACAACTAAGAATAAACTAACTCTTATTAACTTTACAAAATTGTTATTGCAAAACAAGAATCAGTTACCGTGTTTAAATATATTTTTCATCTAGGTAGTAGAAAATATACAACATTATCTCAATCGACAAAGAATTAACTAATTCTCATCTGATTTTACCAATGTGCTCACACAGATTAAAAATATACATTCAGGTAAtgtaataattcaaaaaaatgcAAAATCTTGCAGGGATCTCAAAGTTAAATTGATGGAGTAAATAGAATTAGCAACTCTGACAAATTCAATAGCTATAAAATATGTCTTTCTGAAAATTCTGCACTCACATCCCTTAACTTTTTTCAATTGTAGAAATGGAAGTTGCCATGGCTCTATGAAGGGTATAATTTGGTATTTACAATATTAGCATGTCATGGGATGGTGTAACACGGCATTGTAGCCATACATTCTTCTTTTAATTTATGCCCCCTCCATTCATTTATGTAAGGTGTATTATTTTCAGCACGATGACCAAGGCACATAATTGTAGATGAGTTAGGACGAAATTACCCTTGACAAATTTGTCGGTTACTGACAAGTAAATCAGTTAGTCCAAGAAAGTAAGAGATACATGCAATCGACAGAGAGATACTTTCTTCTTTTGCTACAAAAAAAGATACAGACAATCGGGAGTGAGATACTTTCCCTTTTCTGGAGGGCTAACAAGGAAATTATGCGGAATTAGAAGAAATGCATCTTACATTCTGGAATTTTCTCAAAAAATAAATACATCTTATATAAAGGAATTGAGGAAGTATAAAGGAAGCCCTGCATCGtctttaatcttgctctactCTCCTACAAGGCAAGCAGACACTTCAATCACACATGATTTATGACTTGCATCAGTCAAAGCATGGCACACTTAATTTTCCCCACCCCACCCCAATTGGAGGGAGGGCTCACCCTCTTTCTGTCCAAATTATTCCGGGCCCCTGAAGTGTGGACACATACATGCTCTGTTTGGCATATATGTACGGTTAATTTCCACCCTCCCATTTTAATCCCACCAATTATTCATGTCCCCAGCCAGCCACCCATATTGCCCTCCCTCCTACCTAGCTCCCCCAATACAGGGCCAAAAAAATCTCAAGCCCCTATATAAcctttagagagagagagagaatggGTGTGTGCTAGAGAGAGAGAGGCACCAGCACGAGCGCCCTTCAAAAAATACTGCATAAATAAAGGGGGCAATAACTGGGGagaaagggagagagagagagacagaagTGAAGAGGGGAGAGAAGAAGTGGTCACTGCAGACAGAAGAGAAGATCAAAAGAGATCGGGCGATGCAGCACAAGATTGGAGGGCAACAACAagcgcagcagcagcagcagcagcagcagccggcagcaggagcagaagaGCAAAGCAGCCAGCAACGCCAACGGCTTCTTCCACCACTCCTCTTCTTCAAGCTCCAGCCGCAGCTCTCGAGCTGATTCATCgagcttcttcttcctcctctccctcTCCGAATTGACTcatagaggaggaggaggaggaggcggcggattAGCAAGCAGCTGGTGCGGCGCGGCGGGCGGCCATGGACGACACCCTCAAGTCGCTGTCCATGGACTACCTCAACCTGCTCATCAACGGCCAGGCCTTCAGCGACGTGACCTTCAGCGTGGAGGGCCGCCTGGTGCACGCGCACCGCTGCATCCTCGCCGCGCGCAGCCTCTTCTTCCGCAAGTTCTTCTGCGGCGCCGCCGCGGACCaggccgccgccgcagccgctgCCGGCTCCCCCGGCGCGGTGCTCATGGACCACCTCAGCCCGCGTTCCCCCTCCGGTGCATCCGCCTCTTCCCCGCGCGGCGCCGGAGGCTCCGGTTCCGGCTCGGCCTCCGCAGCGGCGATGGCGCCCGGCGCCGTGATACCGGTCAACTCGGTAAGCTACGAGGTGTTCCTGCTGCTGCTCCAGTTCCTGTACAGCGGGCAGGTGTCGCTGGTGCCGCAGAAGGGGGAGCCGAGGCCCGGGTGCGGCGAGCGCGGCTGCTGGCACACCCACTGCGCTGCCGCCGTCGACTTGGCCCTCGACACCCTCGCCGTCGCCCGCTCCTTCGGCGTCGAGGAGCTCGCCGTCCTCACCCAGGTAATCAATTACATACTCTCCCTAATTAATCCCCAATTCCCAATTCTTGCTCCTCGACCCTCTTTTCCCCATGAACAAGAATCAAGAAGCTAATAATCTCTCACTCCTGGAGCCGGGGATCGATCGATTGTGGGGATCAAGATGGGGGTCGGTTATGTTGGGATCGGCGAGCATTCTGATCTCTGCAGCAGCATTGATTTGATCTCTGGCCGTACCTTTTTAAATGAAGCTACTCGAGTGTGGTAGCGGTATCGTCgacgtcgtcgtcgtcgtcgccgtcgaCCCGTCGTGTCGTCTGCAGGCAGCGCACGCACGCGTGCGTCCGTATATGCATATGCATACGTACGTGCgcgctttcttcctcctcctgcTGGCTGCCTGCCTGCCGCTTTCTTTCCTGCTCTCTCTTTATCCGTCCATCCATCCGTCTTTCCGTCACCCATCCATCCACCCCCCTTGCTTTCAGCTCTTGTTGCTAGCTAGGGTTCGTTAATGGTAAATTTCTCCTTTCCTTTTCGCCACTGTTCCTCCTTCTCATGCCACCATGGCCGCCACTGTTGCAGCACGAGCAGCACACCACGGCTGCAAGTAGCGGGCGATTCGGCAGCACTCGGAAAGGCACACACTTTCTTGCTTTGTTTTTGCTCCTGATTTGCGATTTTGCGCTAGGGTTTTCTTTTCTTTGTGAGAGGGTTAATTTCCCTTTTTCCAAAACTTTTTTCGCCAATCCCTTTAATCCTGTCTTCAATCAGCGCCATGATGCTGCTATACATACATACTGTTGCACCCTTCTGTTCCTCCTCCTTATATTTTATGCACAGGGACAATCCACTATGCACACATCTCATATATGGGTAGAGATCTCTTCCTTTATATCGTCTCTTGTTAGCTTGCTCACCACCGCTCTCTCGGTCTCTCCATACCATACCTGTGAGCTGTGAGCTTTTGCAACTTGTGAGTGTACATATGATGGATGTGGAAAAAGTATTGAGCTTTTTGCGACGGTGATGGCTTTGTGGTTTTGCAGAAGCAGCTGGCGGGCATGGTGGAGAAGGCGTCCATCGAGGACGTGATGAAGGTGCTCATGGCGTCGCGCAAGCAGGACCTGCACCAGCTCTGGAACACCTGCTCCCACCTCGTCGCCAAGTCCGGCCTCCCGCCGGAGGTGCTCGCCAAGCACCTCCCCCTCGACGTCGTCGCCAAGATCGATGACCTGCGCCTCAAGTCCTCCATGTCCCGCCGCTCCCCCTTCCTCGCCCACCAccagcagcaccagcagcaccACCACCAGGGCTCCGTCATCGAGGCCTCCGCGGCCGAGCTCGACGACCACAACAAGATCCGCCGGATGCGCCGCGCGCTCGACTCCTCCGACGTCGAGCTCGTCAAGCTCATGGTCATGGGGGAGGGGCTCAACCTCGACGAGGCACTCGCGCTGCACTACGCCGTCGAGAACTGTAGCCGGGAAGTGGTCAAGGCGTTGCTGGAGCTGGGCGCCGCTGACGTCAACCACCCGGCTGGGCCCGCCGGGAAGACGCCGCTGCACGTCGCGGCCGAGATGGTCTGCCCGGACATGGTGGCCGTGCTCCTCGACCACCACGCCGACCCCAACGTGCGCACCGTCGACGGGGTCACGCCGCTCGACATCCTCCGTACGCTCACCTCCGACTTCCTCTTCAAGGGCGCCGTGCCGGGGCTCACCCACATCGAGCCAAACAAGCTCCGACTGTGCCTCGAGCTCGTGCAGTCGGCGGCCATGGTCATGTCCAGGGAGGACGCGGCTGGCAATGCGCCGGTGCCCATGTACAGCGACCACCATccaggcgcgggcggcggtggcgtgTACAGCAGCAGCGGTGGCGCGAGCACGAGCATGAACCTGAGCTTGGACAACAGGATGGTGTATCTCAACCTAGGGATGGACGTGATGAACCATGGCGACGGCGGTGGCGACGACGGCGGGAGCAGATCAGGGCAAGGAGGCCCCTCTTCGTTGTTCTCCCCGCATGGCTTCCCATGAGACATGGCTGGCTGCTCTACTATCTCCTTGTAAGGCTTAGAACTAATTAATCATATGCTCTATTTATATCCATATTATCACAGGAGGTCAGTGATGAGAATGCATGATCAGATCAGATGATCCTTTTGGACTGTTGATTAAGTAGCGTCTTTTGTAGAGAGATCATGCATGCATGGATGTTGAATTTCAATAGTTAATTTCCTGGTGAGTTGATAT from Triticum urartu cultivar G1812 chromosome 3, Tu2.1, whole genome shotgun sequence encodes:
- the LOC125546058 gene encoding BTB/POZ domain and ankyrin repeat-containing protein NPR5-like, giving the protein MDDTLKSLSMDYLNLLINGQAFSDVTFSVEGRLVHAHRCILAARSLFFRKFFCGAAADQAAAAAAAGSPGAVLMDHLSPRSPSGASASSPRGAGGSGSGSASAAAMAPGAVIPVNSVSYEVFLLLLQFLYSGQVSLVPQKGEPRPGCGERGCWHTHCAAAVDLALDTLAVARSFGVEELAVLTQKQLAGMVEKASIEDVMKVLMASRKQDLHQLWNTCSHLVAKSGLPPEVLAKHLPLDVVAKIDDLRLKSSMSRRSPFLAHHQQHQQHHHQGSVIEASAAELDDHNKIRRMRRALDSSDVELVKLMVMGEGLNLDEALALHYAVENCSREVVKALLELGAADVNHPAGPAGKTPLHVAAEMVCPDMVAVLLDHHADPNVRTVDGVTPLDILRTLTSDFLFKGAVPGLTHIEPNKLRLCLELVQSAAMVMSREDAAGNAPVPMYSDHHPGAGGGGVYSSSGGASTSMNLSLDNRMVYLNLGMDVMNHGDGGGDDGGSRSGQGGPSSLFSPHGFP